AATGGCCTCAGTAGGTAGGGATCAGTTCTgctgttgccatctgcagagctgggggggaatGGCCTCAGTAGGTAGGGATCAGTTCTGCTGTTCCCATCTGCAGAGCTGATGGGGAATGGCCTCAGTAGGTAGGGATCAGTTCTGCTGGCTTGCatgaaggctctgcagggaaTAGCAGAGAGATGGCAATGAGGTAACAGGACCTAAACCTTTGAGGATGGCCTGGTTTGGGCTCCTTCTGCATTCTCCATTAGTAACCAAATGCTGCTTTTTGACAGCAGTGTTGCTCACTCATGAGAAGCCAAAGTGCTATTGGAGAGGTTGGCTTTGTCTGGCCCCACAGCAAGAAACCAGTTTGCAATGAGGAGGCCTTAATGCTTTGATGCTTTGTGATGGAAGACATCACTGCTGAAGTGTTGTTGTGATTGTTGCACTGTgctgagggggaagggaaggcaagaCCAAAGCTGAAACCAGAAGTCTCCACAAGCCCAAATGCACTGCTGTGTCctccttcagccttctccatcCTGTGGTATCACTTCCTTACctttccagagcagctctgtcactCCCTGCCACTCCTCTGCTCCATTGAATTAGCATTTTGTCCTCTTTCCATCATCCTGAAGGTCTGAATTGTCAAACCACCCTCTGCCTGACATAGGAGGCAGAGCTTTGTGGCACTGCTGACAGCTGAGCAGttgctggtggggagcagggcagtgctttCCCAGGACAGTTCTTGGATCTTCTTATGTCTTGAATTCAAAGCCTTTTTATTTTGGTATTTGCTCTGACAATAAAATGGCCTTCAATTgtaatggcagcctgggctggtctTGGGGAGCCTTGCATCTGCAGGAGGGtcagcaggatgctgctgcttcactgggAGATGTGGGgttgcagggtgctggggatcAGCACTGGTTCCACTCCTCCAccgaggagaaggaaggaaagcagagctctggtgCCAGTTCTCCCTTTCCAGtgagcaggagagaggaaagcagagctctgggggcacctcagagctgccttccagtacctgaagggatcctgcaggaaggctacagagggacttttcatgagggtgtccagagccaggccaagggggaatggtctgaagctgaggcagagcagggttagactggagctgaggaagaagttgttcagtagGAGGCCGGTGagagtctggaacaggctgcccagggaggctgtggctgcctcctccctgggggtgttcaaggccaggctggatgaggccttgagcagctgagcctggttcagaggtgtccctgcccatggtggggaggttggagcagatgatctgtgaggtcccttccaacctgcgcCATTCTAGGATGGTGCCAGTTGCCCTttcccagcaagcagcagggaggagagcagagctctggtgCTGATTTACCACTTCCAGcaagcaggagagggaaaacaTGGTGCTGGTGTTCCCTTCCCTTTGaacaggagagagggaagcagagtTCTGGCAGCGGTTTTGcctttgcagtgagcaggagagaggagagcagagctccggcaggaggagaggatccagaggtgtGTGTGTCAGCTCCACAGCCAGCCAAGAAGCACCACCAAGCACCCTTCAGCCCCTCTTCACCAAGCAGATTGGTGAAACCCCAGGCTAAGGCAGCCTTGAGTGGCacccaggtaggggttggtaaGGTTTGTAGCAGATCACTGTCGTGTTTTAGCAGACAAAAGGgcaagaacctcctgggtgtTTTTCACCAGCTGTGTAAATACTGCCGGGGCTCAGtgtggggaggcagagctgactTGTGCACATGAAGGCAAATATTTTAGTTAATGGGTTCCAGCTGGcagtttcccctcctttccctcctccttgcaGTGATAAAGGCTGGCATTGTCCACGGCCCCGGGGCCTCCTGGGGTGTCCCTGGCTGCGTGGCTGCCACGGGTGGCTGCGTGGCCACGCTCCAagggctcccacagcccagcctggcctccccagctccagcacagggcatgCAGAGCGAGCTGGGGGGCACTGCTGTGGTTTAGAGGAGGGGTTTCAGACAAATGACTGGAGAATGGCAGCTTGGGAAGAATGCTGATCatagggggggggaaatgtcgCTTTGGGGGTGGCTTTATCTTGGGAGGACACAATGTAGCTGGGGCAGAATTAGTCCTGCAGGGCCCCTGAGccttcatggccatggtggtggtgggttggtggttggcactggatgaccttagaggccttttccagctggaACTGTGATTGTGagggcaggacttgccctttgaacagcaggctgctggctgccaggtcTTCTTTCCAGCCACAGGGGCCAAGGTTTTCTGCAAGAGGTTCTTCCTTCCTCAGAACTGAGTGAGGACATTTGTCCAGACCTCTcaaaagctgcagctggtggaagCTTCCTccatcaggctctgctggcctgcagagagGAGGTTAGGATGCTGATGGGTGCCAGTGGGTGCTGGGGCACCATGCCTGGGTGCTGATACTGTGcttgctgactgcagctgggacccccagctctccttgccacccctcagagcagcactggggctgtgccTCCATCCCAGCcgcagcaggggcaggaagggggtgcgaggtgggcagcaggtccctgcccttacccccagcctgcatttgtcaCCGGGTTTGGCCACAACCCCGTGAAAGGTACAACAGGAAACAGGGCAGGGAAATGTGCACGCTGcggccagccccctgcagttCCTCAGGCCCAGCCTTGTCCCCTCGGGAGCCCGGGCCgcaggggagcaggagcggGGTCAGCCCCGAGTCCTTGGCCTGGCCTCGGCGCTGCCCTGCTCGCCATGGCGCCCGCCGACCTTCCCAACATGGCGGCCGCCGCGCCGGGTCCCGCCCCTCCGCTGTCATTGGTGAGGCGTGCGCGGTGGAGCGATCCTATTGGTCGTTGGgcggggaagggggaggggcgTGCGCGTGTGTGGCGGAaggcggcggggccggccggGGATGTGGAGGGCAGGCATGGCCGCCGGGGACGGGCTGGGCCCGGCGCTGCGGGCCGTCACCGAGCAGGTGCAGCAAGCGGCGGCGCGGAGGCCGAAGgtaaggagcagagggagccgGGAGCGCGGCGGGGAAGCTTTACCCGGCCGGGTAGGCCGGCACGCCATGGCGGCGGGTCCTCCGGCACCGCAGAGCCCGGGCCCCGCGCCGTGAGGGCAAGCCCTGGGACACCATGGAGACAGCTCCACATCCCCGCGGCGACGGGCACGGCCTCCAGgcgcctggctctgctccccagcagccgaGACATCGTCCTCAGAAATaggcttccctctcctctgcgtAGGGAgagcctcccccccacccccgcagCGGCCTGGAGGCCGCCCCTGACCTCCTCCcgaggcagctccaggctgggccgGGACCTGACCCGGGACGGGGGCGCTGGCTGCTGCGGGACACTGGCGAGGGCGTGGGGCAGCTTGGGGTCTCCCGTGGGCTTTCCCCCTCACTCTGGGGTGCTTCTGCAGGGGCTCCCGGCCGTGCAGCCGCGGCTGGTGGCCGTCAGCAAGACGAAGCCGGCAGAGATGGTGATCGATGCCTACAGCCACGGGCAGCGCAGCTTCGGGGAGAACTACGTGAGTCGGCTGGGCCCTGGGGGGCTCCGGCGGGCCTGGGCACGGGGGGAGAGCATCAGGCCCCTGGCTTCGCGGTTATGAGGCACACGTTGGTCCCAGGaacactgcaggcagagcagtgtgTGCTGTGTTTGGTGTGGGTTTAACGAGAGGTTGTCTTGAATTCTCCTAGGTTCAGGAGTTGCTAGAAAAGGCCTCAGACTCCAGGGTAAGTACACAGTTCCTTACTCCTTGTACACTTGTGTCCTGAGAGCTGTTTGGCCAAAGCCTGGTTAGGGATTTGGTGATGGAGGCCCTTTGAGCCTTGGCTTTCAGATAAGCTCTGGCTCTATTCTTAGCTCCTTCGCCTCTGCCCAGTTGCCTCTCTTTGCCTGGCTGGCTCCAGGGGGTTCTGTGAAGTCGTGGGCCTTAGTCATGAAGTATTTGTCTGAACAATGCTTCACcttctgtgcttgctgctgcaggagatgtacagtcatgaggggggaaaagagaacaaaacagtAACAGGGGGAAAGAGCATTTTGTGACTGCTCAGATACAAAAGAGCTTTGCCTTCCCCACTCATGGTGTAaggctctgcaggcacagccctgcccctctcctgcctgtgAAGCAATCTCAGTACACACCACAAGCACTGCCTGAGCTGTGTCCTTCAGGGTGAAGAAGATGATTTGGGTGTCTGGTATTTTGTTTGTGGAGAAACTAagagctgagcactgcctggaggaagagggaggaggctCTCAAACCCAGCtgttcctctctgctttcagaTCCTGTCCTCTTGTCCAGAGATTAAGTGGCATTTCATTGGCCATCTGCAGAAGAATAATGTCAACAAGCTGATTGGTAAGCACTGGCCCATTCTGCCTCCAGTGCCCCCTGGGCAACAGTCCTCAGAGTTCAAGGAGCAGCCCTGTGTCCATTAACCCCCTGGTGCCTGGCTGTGAGTGAGCCACAGACATTCCTGTGCCAGCAGGATTGTCCttctagaatggtttgggctggaagggaccttcaagatcattgagttctaaccagggacacctcccaccggcccagcttgctccaggcctcatccagcctggcctggaacacctccagggagggagcatccacagcctccctgggcaacctgtgccagtgtcaccACCTTCAGcttaaagagtttcttcctcatctccagtctcaatctgccctctcccagctcaaagccattgtctctcatcctgtcactcccagcccttgtcagaagtccctccccagctctcctgcagccccttcaggtcctgggaggttgctctaaggtctctctggagcttgttcttctccaggctgaacagccccaactctcccagcctgtccccacagagctcctgtcccttctccagcactctagaggatcatctttgtggcctcctacAGCAGTTCCATATCCTGATGTTgtgggccccagagctggacagagagctccaggtgaggcctcaggagagcagagcctgtcctcagcCTGTGTTTTCTCCCCAGCTGTCCCTAACCTCTTCATGTTGGAAACAGTGGATTCTGTGAAGCTGGCAGACAGGGTCAACAGCTCTTGGCAGaagaaaggctgctctgagaagCTGAAGGTGATGGTGCAAGTGAACACAAGTGGAGAGGACAGtaagtggctgctgctgggggggtgctgctctgtcctgctgagctgccagaaGCGCCCTgcatgggctgggctgctctgagctctgaaaGTGTTCTTCTCTGAGTTGAGAGGGAACTTGAGCACctgtgggctgctgcctggctgcagggaggggagggggagggaggggagaggtctctggccagagcctggcacaggtctCCCTGCCTCTTGCCAGGTAAGCATGGCCTTGCCCCCGGAGACACCGCGGCTGCTGTGGAGCACGTCCTCACCAAGTGTCCCAGCCTGGAGTTCGTGGGGCTGATGACAATTGGCAGCATTGGGCATGACCTCAGCAAGGGGCCAAATCCTgacttccaggtgaggctgctcTAGAAGGAAATGCCAGCTGTtggctggcccagccccagccaaagGCTGTGAGTAGAAGCACCTTgttcagagcagtgcagagctctcAAGTGCCTGTCAGTGCAGCCAGCAAGCTGC
The DNA window shown above is from Dryobates pubescens isolate bDryPub1 chromosome 31, bDryPub1.pri, whole genome shotgun sequence and carries:
- the PLPBP gene encoding pyridoxal phosphate homeostasis protein; the protein is MWRAGMAAGDGLGPALRAVTEQVQQAAARRPKGLPAVQPRLVAVSKTKPAEMVIDAYSHGQRSFGENYVQELLEKASDSRILSSCPEIKWHFIGHLQKNNVNKLIAVPNLFMLETVDSVKLADRVNSSWQKKGCSEKLKVMVQVNTSGEDSKHGLAPGDTAAAVEHVLTKCPSLEFVGLMTIGSIGHDLSKGPNPDFQMLLSLRQEVCEKLNLPLEKVELSMGMSTDFQHAIEVGSTNVRIGSTIFGERDYSNKAAGGKSPVEPKGETETLAAQGQ